From the genome of Dreissena polymorpha isolate Duluth1 unplaced genomic scaffold, UMN_Dpol_1.0 chrUn065, whole genome shotgun sequence, one region includes:
- the LOC127863945 gene encoding uncharacterized protein LOC127863945, whose protein sequence is MVTGGTNDGVTQLVVDAVSVFNRFMPKSEYCPTIGIVCADHIQNKDTFKPWELTRGAFGIDSDGELFTVDKSGKRWTLNPASLNEVKVQSDGNTTANALTGDVHGTSCSPPFAVGDLVQIGSDLESVMSAMGGWWRGFKQKGDNIER, encoded by the exons ATGGTGACTGGCGGAACCAACGATGGAGTGACTCAACTTGTCGTAGACGCTGTATCTGTTTTCAACAGATTCATGCCTAAATCTGAATATTGTCCAACAATTGGAATCGTCTGTGCGGACCACATACAGAATAAAGATACATTTAAG CCTTGGGAACTGACCAGAGGAGCGTTCGGCATTGACTCAGATGGTGAGCTGTTTACCGTCGATAAAAGCGGTAAAAG GTGGACGTTGAACCCAGCTTCATTGAACGAAGTTAAAGTTCAAAGTGACGGTAACACCACGGCTAACGCATTAACTGGTGATGTTCATGGCACTTCATGTTCGCCTCCCTTTGCTGTTGGCGACTTGGTGCAGATTGGCAGTGATCTAGAGAGCGTCATGTCTGCAATGGGGGGATGGTGGCGCGGTTTTAAGCAGAAG GGTGATAACATCGAACGATAA